Proteins from a single region of Streptomyces glaucescens:
- a CDS encoding FAD-binding oxidoreductase: protein MPAETVSVTGWGRTAPTTARLIRPRTYEEAVAAVRGCGARGGIPRGLGRAYGDAAQNAGGAVLDMTGLDRIHAIDAADGTVLCDAGVSLHRLMQVLLPLGWFVPVTPGTRYVTVGGAIGADIHGKNHHVSGSFSRHVLSLELLTADGGVRTVERDTPLFDATTGGMGLTGVILTATIRLHPVETALMQVDTERAADLDDLMARLTTTDHRYRYSVAWIDLLARGAATGRAVLTRGDHAPLEALPKAARARRDPLAFRPSRLPAAPAFLPEGLLTRRTVGLFNALWYRRAPRARAGELQRIPAFFHPLDGVPHWNRVYGRSGFVQYQFVVGYGREETLRRIVHRISERRCPSFLAVLKRFGDADPGWLSFPAPGWTLALDIPAALPGLDAFLDGLDEEVAAAGGRVYLAKDSRMRPDLLAAMYPRLSDFRALRQELDPRGVFMSDLARRLTL from the coding sequence ATGCCTGCCGAGACCGTATCCGTCACGGGGTGGGGCCGCACCGCTCCCACCACCGCCCGTCTCATCCGCCCACGGACGTACGAGGAGGCCGTGGCGGCCGTCCGGGGCTGCGGGGCCCGCGGAGGCATCCCCCGGGGCCTGGGACGGGCGTACGGGGACGCGGCGCAGAACGCGGGCGGCGCGGTGCTCGACATGACCGGCCTGGACCGGATCCACGCGATCGACGCGGCGGACGGCACCGTGCTGTGCGACGCGGGCGTCTCCCTGCACCGGCTGATGCAGGTCCTGCTGCCGCTCGGCTGGTTCGTGCCGGTGACCCCCGGCACCCGCTACGTGACCGTCGGCGGCGCGATCGGCGCCGACATCCACGGCAAGAACCACCACGTCTCCGGGTCGTTCTCCCGCCACGTGCTGTCCCTGGAACTCCTCACCGCCGACGGCGGCGTGCGCACCGTGGAACGTGACACCCCGCTGTTCGACGCGACCACGGGCGGCATGGGCCTGACCGGGGTGATCCTCACCGCGACGATCCGGCTCCACCCGGTCGAGACGGCGCTGATGCAGGTCGACACCGAACGCGCGGCCGATCTCGACGACCTGATGGCACGGCTGACCACCACCGACCACCGCTACCGCTACTCCGTCGCCTGGATCGACCTGCTGGCACGCGGCGCGGCGACCGGCCGCGCGGTGCTCACCCGCGGCGACCACGCGCCCCTGGAGGCACTGCCGAAGGCCGCGCGTGCGCGCCGGGACCCGCTCGCCTTCCGCCCGTCCCGGCTGCCGGCCGCCCCGGCCTTCCTCCCGGAGGGCCTGCTCACCCGGCGGACCGTGGGCCTGTTCAACGCGCTCTGGTACCGCAGGGCACCACGCGCGCGTGCCGGTGAACTGCAGAGGATCCCCGCGTTCTTCCACCCCCTGGACGGCGTGCCGCACTGGAACCGCGTCTACGGGCGGAGCGGCTTCGTGCAGTACCAGTTCGTCGTCGGGTACGGCCGGGAGGAGACCCTGCGCCGGATCGTGCACCGGATCTCCGAACGCCGCTGCCCGTCCTTCCTGGCCGTCCTCAAACGCTTCGGGGACGCCGACCCGGGCTGGCTGTCCTTCCCCGCTCCCGGCTGGACCCTGGCCCTGGACATCCCGGCCGCGCTGCCCGGCCTCGACGCCTTCCTCGACGGACTCGACGAGGAGGTCGCCGCCGCGGGCGGCCGGGTCTACCTCGCCAAGGACTCCCGGATGCGGCCCGACCTGCTCGCCGCGATGTACCCGCGGCTGTCCGACTTCCGCGCCCTGCGGCAGGAGCTCGACCCGCGCGGGGTGTTCATGTCCGATCTCGCCCGCCGACTCACCCTCTAG